The Oncorhynchus nerka isolate Pitt River linkage group LG24, Oner_Uvic_2.0, whole genome shotgun sequence genome has a window encoding:
- the LOC115108518 gene encoding LOW QUALITY PROTEIN: SLAIN motif-containing protein 2-like (The sequence of the model RefSeq protein was modified relative to this genomic sequence to represent the inferred CDS: inserted 1 base in 1 codon) translates to MEDINSNINADLEVRKLQDLVKKLEQQNEQLRSRSSSGAVSGNHRPHSAGYDSRLSAASAAGLAGFPGVGFGGTGYGGLLENSRCLSPRLSYDGISSRRAYEGEGASAATSFTGTNSYFTDAGETLGFMDEGETSILDEVEILDLEDMDCLNEDQDSWLYEAKLNSPLQKALSPIVWCRQALDNPSPDMESAKRSLIHRLDVTMSANKRRSLYGCPYSPQVNYGSPYCTNTANSPYSSGFNSPSSTPSRVPIVKQQLMPPVNQAHQQQRGGSVERERNPPAVSPQSSIDSELSTSEMDEDSVGSSTTYKLNDVTDVQILARMQEESLRQDYAATASRRSSGSSCHSLRRSTFSDQELDAHSLEDDEEAVHPAFHIPSNRFSPXPRHSPHASPRNSPRSRSPARSLEYSHPHSRGSPQPIISRLQAPRHSLQSHTPQELQTNVVKNEEKLRRSLPNLTRSNVAQQGPEPVKNSRSFESNLQVPNGGSPRHQAVSQSATQHSSTPLHSRYSTPPRSSQTGIPPRSLQSPKPKQHLQSPSSLRVHLSCCFGEEGDFIPSPSKLRTPATPSPLALRQPVKATSTPGSGASTPTRSLGPARSGLPRPSAGGIPVPRSKLAQPVRRSLPAPRTYNGGREGDNWREGCY, encoded by the exons ATGGAGGATATCAACTCAAACATCAACGCGGACTTAGAGGTGCGGAAACTACAGGACTTGGTAAAGAAACTCGAACAACAAAACGAGCAGCTCCGTAGTCGGTCTTCGTCTGGAGCAGTGTCAGGGAACCATAGACCCCATAGTGCAGGATACGACTCTCGCTTATCAGCCGCCTCAGCGGCGGGGCTGGCCGGCTTCCCTGGGGTGGGGTTCGGCGGAACTGGCTATGGAGGGCTTTTGGAAAACTCCCGTTGTTTGAGTCCCAGACTGTCATATGATGGCATCAGTTCCAGGAGAGCATATGAGGGCGAGGGGGCATCGGCTGCCACCTCTTTCACTGGCACCAATTCCTATTTTACTGACGCAGGGGAAACACTGGGTTTTATGGATGAAGGGGAAACTTCTATATTGGATGAAGTAGAAATCCTCGATCTCGAAGACATGGATTGTCTTAACGAAGATCAAGACAGCTG GCTGTATGAGGCGAAGCTCAACAGCCCACTGCAGAAAGCCTTGAGTCCCATTGTGTGGTGTCGCCAGGCTTTGGACAATCCCAGTCCTGACATGGAGTCAGCCAAGCGCTCCCTCATCCACAGACTGGATGTCACCATGTCAG CAAACAAGCGTAGGAGCCTGTATGGATGTCCCTACAGTCCCCAGGTGAACTACGGAAGCCCATACTGCACAAACACAGCTAACAGCCCCTACAGCAGTGGCTTcaactccccctcctccacccccagcAGGGTGCCCATCGTCAAACAGCAGCTGATGCCCCCCGTCAACCAGG CTCACCAGCAGCAGCGTGGTGgctcagtagagagagaaaggaaccCCCCAGCGGTCAGCCCTCAGTCTTCAATAGACAGTGAGCTGAGCACCTCAGAGATGGACGAGGACTCTGTAGGATCCTCCACCACATACAAGCTCAACGACGTCACTGATGTACAAATCCTGGCTCGCATGCAGGAGGAGA gtcTTCGGCAGGACTATGCTGCCACAGCTTCCAGACGGAGCTCTGGTTCTTCCTGTCACTCTCTGAGACGCAGCACCTTCAGTGACCAGGAACTGGACGCCCACAGTCTAGAAGACGATGAGGAGGCTGTACACCCCGCCTTCCACATCCCCTCAAACCGCTTTTCCC TCCCCAGACACTCCCCTCACGCCTCCCCCAGAAACTCCCCCCGCTCCCGTTCCCCCGCACGCTCCCTGGAGTACAGCCACCCCCACAGCCGAGGCTCCCCGCAGCCAATCATCAGCCGGCTGCAGGCACCACGTCACTCCCTGCAAAGCCACACCCCCCAAGAGCTGCAGACCAACGTGGTGAAGAACGAAG AAAAGCTGAGGCGGAGTCTTCCTAACCTGACCCGCTCCAACGTGGCACAGCAGGGCCCAGAGCCCGTCAAGAACAGCAGGAGCTTTGAGTCCAACCTGCAAGTGCCAAACGGAGGCTCACCCAGAcaccaggcagtcagtcagtctgcca CCCAgcactcctccactccactccactcccggTACTCGACTCCCCCTCGCTCCTCCCAAACAGGAATTCCCCCTCGATCCTTACAGTCCCCGAAACCCAAACAGCACCTCCAAAGCCCTTCTTCTCTGCGAG TCCATCTTTCCTGTTGCTTTGGAGAAGAAGGTGATTTCA TCCCTTCTCCCAGTAAGCTGCGAACCCCGGCCACTCCGTCTCCCCTGGCCCTGAGGCAGCCTGTGAAGGCCACGTCTACCCCTGGCTCTGGAGCCTCCACCCCCACACGCTCCCTGGGCCCAGCACGCAGCGGCCTGCCCCGGCCCAGTGCAGGAGGCATCCCCGTGCCTCGCAGCAAACTGGCCCAGCCAGTACGCAG GTCTCTACCTGCCCCTCGGACCTACAATGGTGGACGGGAAGGAGATAACTGGAGGGAGGGTTGCTACTGA